In Lentilitoribacter sp. Alg239-R112, the genomic stretch GTGTTTTGGTTGAGGTTGCAAAAATTGACTCTTTCATCGCAACATTGGGAACAGGCACTGTACTTTATGCATTAGCTTTATGGCACACTGGTGGCCGTCAGGTTGTAGGCGCTTTACCCGATGGGTTTTATTCCATCAGCGGTACATTCATCTTTGGCTTACCGATCACCGCATATTACGTATTTGTCATTACGATAGCGCTCTGGCTTGTGCTTGAATATACACCCATGGGCCGATATCTTTATGCGATTGGCGCAAATCAAAAAGCTGCCGAACTCAATGGCATTCCAACACGAAAATTTGTTGTTGGCACCTTCGTAGCATCAGGGATCATGACGGCTCTGGCAGGCGTTATCCTTGCGGCAAAACTAAGAATTGGTCAGGCAAGTGTTGGCCTCGAATATTTACTCCCCGCTCTTGTAGGCGCTTTCTTAGGATCAACAACAATAAAACCCGGCCGCGTAAATGTGTGGGGCACCATTATTGGTGTATCCATTCTTGCTGTGGGCATTTCAGGAATTCAGCAATTTGGCGGCTCGTTCTGGGTTGAGCCGATGTTTAATGGCGCAACATTATTGATCGCCATTGGAATTGCTGGCTATGCGCAAAGACGAAAGGGCGCAGTCAAAAAATAATTAAACTTCATCAGCAACTATGGAGGTAACCATGCTGAAACGTACATTTATGAAAGTCCTGCTAGCAGGCACAATTATTGCAGGTTCAAGCTTTTCGGCTGCGAACGCTCAGATGGCGAAATGGGATGGCCCGACCACCGGACCAAAAGCAGCAGATAGTAAGACAATTGTTGTTCTGGCTGGCGATCTAAAAAACGGTGGCATCTTGGGTGTTACCAATGGCGTTGAAGAAGCTGCCGAAAAAATTGGTTGGAACGTACGCGTAATTGATGGCGCTGGTTCAATTTCAGGCCGTACTGCTGCATTTGGACAAGCGATGGCATTGCAACCCGCAGGTATTGTTATCAACGGTTTTGATGCTGTTGAACAACAAGCTGCGCTTGAAACCGTTGCAGCCGCCAAAATCCCTATGGTATCTTGGCACTCAGGTCCAAAAATTGGCTGCGATGCACCGGGCGGCATCTTCGCAAATGTATCAACGGATGCCATGACTGTTTCTGAAACGGCCGCTGAATGGGCAGTTGAAGATGCTGGCGGTAAGCCTGCCGTTGTTATCTTCACAGATTCAACCTACCAGATTGCAATTGATAAAGCAGATCGCATTAAAGAAACCATTGAGAAAATGGGTGGCACCGTTCTTGAGTATGTAGATACGCCTATTGCCGATACATCTGCTCGAATGGGCCCTCTGACAACGTCATTATTGCAGAAATACGGTGCAAAATGGACGCATGCCCTGGCTATTAATGACTTATATTTTGACTTTATGGGCCCTGCACTTGCCGCAGCTGGTATTGCTGGGGATGGGGCACCTAAAGCAGGCTCGGCAGGCGATGGTTCTGAGGCAGCTTTTCAGCGCATTCGCACAAATCAGTATCAAGCGATCACCGTAGCCGAGCCTTTAAATTTACAAGGTTGGCAGCTCGTGGATGAGTTGAACCGTGCAATCCAGGGTGAAGCGTGTTCTGGTTACATAACTTCACCTGCACTTGTTACGGAAGAAGGCCTTAAGGCTATGGGTGATAGCAATCAATTTGACCCCCAGTCGCCATACCGTGAAGCATACGCAAAAATCTGGGGCAAATAGGCCATCTAAGCGTTACAAAAGGCGGCCAAGTTGGCCGCCTTTTTATGTGTAATAAATGATATTGCATTCAGTTTCTAACTGCATTTCCATCTCCCCATTAATCAGAACAGATCTGAAATCCCCAAACTTGCGAATTATAACTTGCTCAATCAAAGCGATTCTGCAAAAACAACAGAGATGGTTTTTGAAAGCTAGACAGCGGACGAAAATAAAAGGGAACATAGCAAGGCGTATCCAAAAGGAACCTAATCTATGGCTGCCCCCGCAACTGTATGTGGTTGTTAATCTCGTTATACCACTGGCCAACTTGGCTGGGAAGGTGAGAAAAACATGAAACCATGAGCCAGGAGACCTGCCATCAGCAACCGGCCGAACCGGCCAAAACTTAAACTCGCGCACGGTGGGTGCGAACAAGGAGTAATATAATGCATGTAGAACCTGGCGTCGTTGATGGCGCAAAAATCGCTTTGAGCTATGCAACTGCAGTTGGTGCTGCTGGCCTTTTAGGAAAAATGGCACTTGATACAATTAAGCATGATGGTGGTATCTCAGCACTAGCAGTAAGAAGTGTAATTTCAACCATTTTGGTATTTGTTTTCTTTCAAGTACTTCCCCATTATCCAGTTGGCGTTTCGGAAGTTCACTTTATTTTGGGCTCAACCCTTTATCTTTTGTTTGGCGGCGGTGCCGCAGCAATTGGTTTGGCGGCAGGCCTTCTTCTTCAAGGCGTATTGTTCGCACCAATTGATTTGCCGCAATATGGCATCAACTTAACAACATTGCTTGTTCCGCTTTGGGCTGTTGGTATGCTTGCAAAGCGCATTATTGCGCCAAAAACGGCTTATGTGGATCTATCCTATAAACAAGCACTTGCGCTATCGACAACATACCAAGCCGGCATTGTTGGCTGGGTTGCGTTCTGGGCATTTTATGGCCAAGGCTTTGGCGCAGAAAACCTGTCTAGCGTTGCGTCATTCGGTGCCGCTTACATGCTTGTCATTCTTGTTGAACCAATTGCTGATTTGGCAGTCCTATACGGTGCAAAAACACTTCGCGGGGCTTCAAACTCACCCATATTATACAATCGCCTGCATAATCCTGCGGCATAGTAGTCCTTATTCCCAAATCCAAAAATGATTTGGAGCATTTAAGGAAAGTATCAATAGCAGCATAATTTTGCTGCTATTTTTGTTGGTGCTAGAGAAACTTCTTTGCGGCATCAGATCAAATATTTGCCTGTTTTACCGCAAATTCGCTATGCTATTTCAACAAAAGTTAGAAATGGCGGAGAGGAAGGGATTCGAACCCTCGAGACAGTTGCCCGCCTACACGCTTTCCAAGCGTGCGCCTTCGACCACTCGGCCACCTCTCCGTTCTTATCGCGTTATACGGTGATAAGATTAAACACTAGCTCGGTAGTTCTTGCTAGGATTTCCGCGCAATATAGCCAGAACCAATGTTTTAGCAATCACTTTCTAGTATTTTTGTTGCAAAATTCGACAAGCTGATAGAAGCAAAATATCTGGTGGCATTGCACAATCTAGATACGTAAATTAAGTCTATGCCAAGATTTACAATACGACCTTCAGAAAAGTTTAAAACGAATGAGATTTATTTTCCGCTTTATCAGTATCATCTGCCTCATTATTGCAATCATTGTTGGGGTTGTGGATGCACTCCACTCGGTCGTTGTCGGTCAGCTAACGCTTGCTCCTCTCGGTGAATCTTGGGAAGGGTTTAATCCGGAATCTCTGGAACTTGTAACAACGCTCATTCAGGCCTATCTTTTAGAAGAAGCGTGGGACCCGGTCGCGCAATGGATATTACTACAGCCAAGTTCGGTAGTATTTTTAGTGCTGTCATTTTTGTTCTATGCGCTAAGCTATAAACGCGAAAAACCCGAAGATCGTTTTTTTACGCGATAAGTTGCAAAGGATGAATGATGTTGTTTGAGAATTTTTTTTCGAAAAAAACACAAATGCCAACTCCGGCAGACGCATTACCTGGTCGCAGTGATGCCATAGCGACATCTGAGTTTCATTTTGTCAATCAGATGTCTTTAAAAGGCCCATGGCCGGATAACCTGGAAACTGCCTATTTTGGGATGGGCTGCTTTTGGGGTGTTGAACGTCTCTATTGGCAAATTGACGGTGTTTTTGTCACGGCAACTGGTTATGCCGGGGGCATTACACCTAACCCTACTTATGAAGAAACGGTCACAGGACAAACAGGACACACAGAGATTGTGCAAGTCGTTTTTGATTCCAGAAAAGTTACATTTGAACAGCTTCTAAAAACATTCTGGGAAGAACACGACCCAACTCAAGGCATGCGCCAAGGCAATGATGTGGGTACAACTTATCGCTCTGCAATATATACGACTACTAGAGCTCAACTAGAAGCCGCCAAATTAAGTTTAAAACAATATCAAAAAAACCTTAGTAAAGCAGGTGTTTCCTCAGAAATTACAACCGAGATTAAGCCGCTTGATACTTTTTATTATGCTGAGGGATATCACCAGCAATATCTGGCAAAAAACCCCGGTGGCTATTGTAACCTTCGAGGAACGGGCGTTACTTGTGTTAAATCCTAAGTGAATTACTCATCAATCACATGATTGAATTGTGAGAAATTGCTTATTACAGTTGTTATTCTCCTGCCAATGTTTAGTGTGAGCAGATGATTTTTCTCTCACGGGCAAACTCCCATCTGTCCGCATTCGCATGAGCCGGCACACATTTTGACTAACAAAAAATCTATTAAAGATCCCCATATATTAAGTAATCTTGTTAGCCAGGAAAGCCGTGCATCAGCGACGCCGATGATGGAACAATTCATTGAGATCAAAGCGACAAACCCAGACTCACTTTTGTTCTACCGTATGGGTGATTTTTATGAACTATTTTTTGACGATGCTGTGGATGCATCTCGCGCACTGGGCATAACACTGACCAAGCGCGGTCAACATATGGGCGAAGATATTCCCATGTGTGGCGTGCCCGTCCATGCTGCTGATGATTATTTGCAAAAACTAATTGCTTTAGGTTTCCGTGTATCTGTTTGCGAACAAACAGAAGCTCCAAGCGAGGCAAAAAAACGTGGAGCCAAGTCTGTTGTGCGGCGTGATGTCGTCAGGCTTGTCACACCGGGAACGCTGACAGAGGAAAAACTTCTTACCCCATCGCAATCAAATTATCTGATGACAGCCGCTCGCCTTAAAACAAGTGGTGAGCATGAGTTCGCACTTGCATGGGCAGATATCTCAACAGGACAATTTCGGGTTTGTACATCAACAAAGACCAGACTCCTAGCTGATATTTTGCGCATTGAACCAAATGAATTGGTTGTTTCAGAAAACCTTTTTCATGATGAAGATCTTCGCGCAACATTTGATATTTTGGGAACGACAGCTGTCCCTCAACCCGCTGTGATGTTTGATAGTACGGTTGCCGAAGATCGTATAAAGCGGTTCTTTGATATTTCCGCACTTGATGGCATAGGTAATTTTTCTCGGGTAGAATTGGCAGCAATTGCGGCTACCATCGGCTATATTGAAAAAACGCAACTGGATGAACGCCCGCCATTGGAAAAACCTTCTCGGGATGGAGATGGGCAAAATCTGTTTATTGACCCAGCAACACGTGCAAACCTAGAACTTGTCAGGACTTTATCTGGCGAGAAAAACGGAAGTCTGCTTAAAGCAATAGATCGAACTGTAACTGGTGGTGGTGGCCGCCTTTTAGCAGAACGCCTCATGTCACCACTTACTGACCCTGACGAAATTAATACTCGGCTTGATTCGGTGAGTTGGTTTATCAAAGACAATATGCTATCCGAACAACTTGCAGAAGCACTCAAGGCTATGCCAGATATGCCACGTGCATTATCACGTCTTGCTCTCAATCGAGGAGGGCCACGAGACCTCGGTACATTGCGTATGGGCATTAGCACGTCAAGGGAAGTTCTATCCATATTTGGGGATCGGCATATGCCGGTTGAGATCTCAGATGCTGTTACACATCTATCCTCACTACCAGCGGAACTTCTTGATAGCTTAAATAAGACACTTTCTGACGAATTACCGCTGCTTAAGCGCGATGGTGGTTTCATAAAGAAAGGCTACCACGAAACATTAGATGAGTGCCTAGCTTTGCGTGATCAATCTCGGCAGGTTATTGCCGGGTTGCAACTCAAATATGCAGAAGAAACATCTGTAAAAAACCTTAAGATCAAGCACAATAATATGCTTGGTTACTTCATTGAAGTAACTGCACAAAACGCTAGTGCCTTAACATCGGATGATGAAGCAAAGGCTAAATTTATTCACCGGCAAACGATGGCCAACGCTATGCGTTTTACCACCACAGAGTTGGCGGAACTTGAAAGCAAAATTGCAAACTCTGCCAATGAAGCAATACAAATAGAATTAAGCTTATTCGACGAACTTTGCGAACTCGTCGTCAAACATGCATCCTTAATCAAAAATATAGCTGATGCGATATCTACAATTGACGTTGCCATCGCAAATGCTGATTTGGCCCAAGAGCAGGGATATTGCCGTCCACAAGTGGACCATTCACATGAATTTAACATAGTCGCAGGTCGTCACCCGGTTGTTGAACAAGCACTTCGACTACAATCAGCTGATCCGTTTGTTGCAAATGATTGCAATCTTTCACCGAATGAAACAGAACAAAACGCAGCAATTTGGTTGCTTACTGGTCCTAATATGGGTGGTAAATCAACTTTTCTTCGCCAAAATGCACTTATCGCTATAATGGCACAAATGGGTTCTTATGTTCCCGCGGGGCATGCTCATATTGGTATCGTGGACCGCCTATTTTCTCGCGTGGGAGCTTCCGATGATCTGGCTCGTGGACGCTCGACATTTATGGTCGAGATGGTCGAAACAGCAGCTATCCTTAATCAAGCTACCGAAAGATCACTCGTCATCCTGGATGAAATTGGCCGCGGCACATCAACTTTTGATGGGCTTTCAATTGCATGGGCTGCCGTTGAACATCTACACGAAGTAAATTGTAGCCGTGGACTATTTGCAACACATTTTCATGAACTTACAGCCTTATCAGATAAATTGGTCCGTCTTTCGACGGCCACCATGAAGGTCAAAGAGTGGGATGGCGATGTAGTATTTTTGCATGAAGTCGGGCCTGGCACTGCTGATCGATCATATGGAATTCAAGTTGCCCGACTTGCTGGATTGCCAGATATTGTAGTTAATCGCGCGCGCGAAGTTCTAAAACAACTCGAAGAAAATGATAGAGAAAATCCAGCTCAACAACTTATTGATGACTTGCCGCTATTTTCCGTCAAAGCCGATATACCAACGCATCATGGAAAGAATGAACCGAGTGAAGTAGAAAATCTTTTGCAAAGCCTCAATCCAGATGATATGTCGCCACGCGAAGCCCTTGAAAAGCTTTACGAGCTAAAGCACCATCAAAACAAAAATGAGACTTAAAATGCCATCTATTGATATCCTTTGTATCGGAAATGCTATTGTGGATATTATCGCGCGTTGTGATGATAAATTTCTCGAAGACAATGGCATTATCAAAGGTGCCATGAATCTGATCGATTCTGATCGAGCTAAAACACTATATGCACGCATGGGACCGGCCATTGAAACATCTGGCGGAAGTGCTTGCAACACCGCCGCAGGCGCAGCAGGATTTGGCGCAAAAACAGCTTTGTTTGCAAAAATTTCCAATGATCAACTCGGTGAGATTTTTACCCATGACATTCGTGCCATTGGCACGCAATTTGAAAGTGTGCCATTAGACGGAACACCACCGACTGCTCGATCCATGGTGTTTGTTACACCTGATGCGGAACGAACGTTTAACACCTACCTTGGTGCTTGCGTTGAGATCGGGCCAGAAGATATCGATGTGCAAGTCGTAGCTGATTCAAAGGTTACATATTTCGAAGGCTACCTGTGGGATCCACCGCGTGCAAAAGATGCCATCCGCTTGGCATCAAAGATAGCTCATGAGAATGGCCGATTGGTGGCCGGATCACTCTCTGATTCTTTTTGTGTTGATCGTCATCGCGTAGAGTTTTTGGACCTTATTAGAACAGGTACGATTGACATCGTTTTTGCCAATGAAGATGAAGTAAAATCTCTCTACGAGACCGATAGTTTTGACGTAGCGGTTGAAAATCTGCGCCGCGATTGCAATTTTGCAACCGTGACACGTGGTCCAAAAGGCTCGATCGTTATCAATGGAGATGAAACTATTATCGTAGATGGCCATCATGTCGAAAATATTGTTGATACATCTGGCGCTGGCGATCTTTATGCAGCTGGTTTCTTATATGGCTTTACCCACGATCATGACTTAGAAACATGTGCCAAATTAGGAAACTTTATTGCATCGCAAGTCATTCAGTATATTGGACCAAGACTGCAAGTATCAATTCCAGATCTTGTTAAAGAATCCGGTATTCTGAAATAAACTAACGCACAATAACAGGTTGATCGAAGTATCAATTTTAACAATAAAGCTGCTGGCTACACAATTGCCAGCAGCGTAAGATTAAAGCAACCGAACAGATATTCCGCCATCAACGCTAAGCTGTGCGCCCGTTACAAAACTTGATCGATCAGATAACAAGTATAACGCCGATTGCGCAATCTCTTTTGGGTCAGCCAGGCGTTTCAACGGATGCAAGTTCGCAATAAATTCCTGAGTATCGGGATCATCTCCCGCCATTGCAGTTTTTGTTCCTCCAGGAAGGATAGCGTTTACACGGATACCCCCGCCAGCATGTTCAGATGCAAGTGCCTGCGTTAATCCTGTCATCCCAGCTTTTGAGGCTGCATAAGCGGCCATTCCCGGCATCCCGCCATTGCTGGACCCAACAAAAGAACTAGTGAACACAATAGCTCCTTTTCCCTGTGTAATCATGGCTGGTATTTGGGCTTTAGAAGCATAAAATGCGCTGGATAAGTTGGCCGCAATTACAGCATCCCAATTTGCTGAATCCATCTCAGAAACCGGACCCATGTTCCCCATGATTCCCGCGTTATTAAATGCACCATCAAGTTTGCCATACTTTTCTAATGCATGATCCACGAGCTGCTTGGAATAGGCTTCGTCAGTCACATCACCGATAAGGTAGGATGCTTTGCCATTACTAAGAATAATTTGATCAACTACTTTTTTCAATTCGGCTTTACGCCTTGCGCCGAGAACTACGTTAGCGCCTTCCGAGGCAAAAAGCAGAGCGGCGGCAGCGCCGATACCACTGCTTGCACCAGTAATAATGATTGTTTTATTTTTTAGCTCCATAATCATGCCTTTCTGTTTTGCACGACTATGCTTTATTAAATTCACCTCTATTCAAACCACCCGATTCTTGCGTTAATCAAAATGCATGGAATCAGTGCGCAAGGGAATACATTTCCAGAAGAATCATCACCTGAAAATAAGGAGCTGAATTGAAAAATTAGACCTATCGATCTTTAAAACCAATAATGTCCAAGTTATTCTTTAGAATCAATATCTTGTTCGACAATTTTAGGTCCACCTTTGGCGACACCAACCATGGCTGGTCGTAAAACACGGGTGCCAATAACGTAACCATCCTGCACCACATTAACCACCGTGTTGTTTGGTGTTTCTGTATCAGGAACTTCGAACATCGCTTGATGGAAATTTGGATCAAATTTCTTACCCATTACGTCAAGCTTCTTAACACCATGACGCTCCAATGCAGAAAGCATTGAACGCTCAGTCATTTCAACGCCTTCCAATAACGCTTTCAGATTTTCATCTGCAGCGCCATCTTCTGCTTTTGGAGCAGCTTCAATCGTACGACGTAAATTATCCGCAACACCAAGCATATCTTTAGCAAAACTAGAAACAGAAAATGTTTTAGCATCTTGTATTTCACGCTGCGTGCGTTTCCGCAGGTTTTGCATGTCAGCAACTGCACGAAGCGCATCATCTTTAAGCGTCTGGTTTTCAAGCAAGAGTTTTTCAAGCACTTCATGATCATTAGATTGATCAGCTTCGCCTGCCTCTTCTTCATTCAACGAGGAAGCGTCGATCTTTTCTTCAGCCTTGTTTAACGCCTCAAGAATTTCTTCAAGTTTGTTATCAACGTTTTCAGAACCACTATTTTCGGGGGCTTCCTGACTCATTGTTCGGAATTCTCACTTTTTACAATTTTTGAATTTCCAACTGCATATCGACATTATATGGCAAAAATCAAGAGCTAATCCGTCAAATATGTAAATAACCTCCAATCCAAAACATTGAATTATCTACTCCTAGATACGAAATTTGAGACGAAGAATTGCAAATAACGCATATTTAATGCCGATTTGGTACCATTTTCACACATTGTTGCGTTGCAATACACACGGAGCATGCTAACTTGATCCATCCAAATGCGGAAAACTATAAAGGCGGCTATATATATGTTTTATAACTTTCATGAGCTTAATCATGCGGCTATTGCTCCGATGCGTGCCTATGCAGATGCGCTCCGATTTGCTTACGAGAGCCCTGCCAATCCCTTTTCCAAATCGCCAATGGTACGCTCTCTTTCCGCAGGCCTAGAAGTATTTGAACGCACGACACGCCGTTATGGGAAGCCAGATTTTGGATTGGAAACTACGCAGATCGATGGCAAGACAGTCGCCGTCGAAGAAAATATTATTTGGTCGAAACCTTTTTGTGATCTCCTGCATTTCAAGCGAGACCTTCCAAAAAGCTGCAAGTCACAGCCAAAAATTCTCCTTGTAGCTCCAATGTCCGGTCATTACGCAACACTTTTGCGGGGAACAGTTGAAACACTCCTTCCACATGCTGAAATTTATATAACAGATTGGACGGACGCTCGCATTGTTCCAAAAGCCGTCGGCAGCTTCGATCTTGATGATTATATCGACTACATAATTGATATGTTTGACACATTGGGACCAGATACACATGTCATGTCAGTTTGCCAGCCGTCTGTGCCTGTGTTAGCTGCGGTCTCACTTATGGAAGCACGTAAGAGTAAGAACACGCCTCGCTCCATGACCCTCATGGGTGGCCCCATTGATACGCGTGTGAATCCAACCGGAGTAAATAAACTCGCTCAATCCAAACCATTGTCTTGGTTTGAAGAAAACGTAATCATGTCAGTGCCTTGGCCGCTTAAAGGTTTTGGTCGTCGTGTTTATCCAGGATTTCTTCAACTATCAGGCTTCATGTCTATGAACTTGGATAAGCATGTTGAAGCAAAGAGTAAGTTCTTCATGAATCTGGTCAAGGGTGATGGAGATACAGCAGAAAAACATCGTGAATTTTATGATGAATATATGGCTGTAATGGATTTAACCGAGGAGTTCTATCTTCAAACGGTTGACGTTGTGTTCATTACACATGCGTTGCCGAAAGGTGAAATGATGCATCGCGGCGAACTTGTTGACACAAGAAGCATCAAGAAGTGCGCTCTTTTCACAATCGAAGGCGAAAATGATGATATTACTGGTGTTGGGCAAACCCAAGCAGCACATACTCTTTGCCCTAATATTCCTAAGACTAAACGTGAACACTATATGCAACCAGATGTTGGGCATTATGGTGTGTTTTCCGGCTCCCGATTTAGAAAAGAAATTGCGCCCCGTATTTTAAAGTTTACTGCAAATCTTAATAACAAGGTCGGTTAGAGTTACATTGGCTTTCCGATTTATTGAAAAATTTATCTAAATCTAGAATATGTGTAAGTTATTGATTCTAATTTATTTTCCATTATAATTTTCTGTAATTTATTGCGAATGACCTTCTTGCGTGGTTGAATTTATCCATCTGCCTCACAACATCTATATTGTAAGGAGGCACAAATGCCTCACCAACATGAGGATAAAAGATGATACAATCAGCACTAGTACGTCCCGCATGGACGCCTGTAACCATCGCTCTGATGGTATTGGGTTTTATGGTTTTTTGGCCGCTTGGTCTTGCCATGATCGCCTATATTATTTGGGGTGAACGTTTGGATGAATTTAAATCTGAAATGAATAATGCAACAGATGGATTCTTCAGATCTTGTCGTAGATCTGGTTCTGGATTTGGTCGAAGCCGCTCACATTACAATTCGGGCAATATGGCTTTTGACGAATGGCGAGATGAAGAACTTCAACGTTTGGACGAAGAACGTCGTAAGCTTGATGCAATGCGTGAAGAATTTGACGCACATATGCGTGATTTACGCAGAGCGCGTGACAAAGAAGAGTTTGATGCATTTATGCAATCTCGATCCAAGTCAGGCAAAAAAAACAAAAAATCGTCAGTTCCAAAAACAACTGACTGATAGATTAGATGAAACGGCGCTTTAGCGCCGTTTTTCTTCGTTAGAATGATTAAATTATTCTACGCAAAACGA encodes the following:
- a CDS encoding SDR family oxidoreductase; the encoded protein is MELKNKTIIITGASSGIGAAAALLFASEGANVVLGARRKAELKKVVDQIILSNGKASYLIGDVTDEAYSKQLVDHALEKYGKLDGAFNNAGIMGNMGPVSEMDSANWDAVIAANLSSAFYASKAQIPAMITQGKGAIVFTSSFVGSSNGGMPGMAAYAASKAGMTGLTQALASEHAGGGIRVNAILPGGTKTAMAGDDPDTQEFIANLHPLKRLADPKEIAQSALYLLSDRSSFVTGAQLSVDGGISVRLL
- the phaZ gene encoding polyhydroxyalkanoate depolymerase; this encodes MFYNFHELNHAAIAPMRAYADALRFAYESPANPFSKSPMVRSLSAGLEVFERTTRRYGKPDFGLETTQIDGKTVAVEENIIWSKPFCDLLHFKRDLPKSCKSQPKILLVAPMSGHYATLLRGTVETLLPHAEIYITDWTDARIVPKAVGSFDLDDYIDYIIDMFDTLGPDTHVMSVCQPSVPVLAAVSLMEARKSKNTPRSMTLMGGPIDTRVNPTGVNKLAQSKPLSWFEENVIMSVPWPLKGFGRRVYPGFLQLSGFMSMNLDKHVEAKSKFFMNLVKGDGDTAEKHREFYDEYMAVMDLTEEFYLQTVDVVFITHALPKGEMMHRGELVDTRSIKKCALFTIEGENDDITGVGQTQAAHTLCPNIPKTKREHYMQPDVGHYGVFSGSRFRKEIAPRILKFTANLNNKVG
- a CDS encoding ABC transporter permease, which codes for MQSIESGALEPTKAEVKGLSFGEKLVRYIPVYGLLILTISLIILFSIMLPDTFPTMLNLRAILSDKAIIALLSLAAMIPMAAGRIDLTVGYGIVLWHILAISLQTLYGVPWPAAVLIVIILGALVGFLNGVLVEVAKIDSFIATLGTGTVLYALALWHTGGRQVVGALPDGFYSISGTFIFGLPITAYYVFVITIALWLVLEYTPMGRYLYAIGANQKAAELNGIPTRKFVVGTFVASGIMTALAGVILAAKLRIGQASVGLEYLLPALVGAFLGSTTIKPGRVNVWGTIIGVSILAVGISGIQQFGGSFWVEPMFNGATLLIAIGIAGYAQRRKGAVKK
- the msrA gene encoding peptide-methionine (S)-S-oxide reductase MsrA, coding for MMLFENFFSKKTQMPTPADALPGRSDAIATSEFHFVNQMSLKGPWPDNLETAYFGMGCFWGVERLYWQIDGVFVTATGYAGGITPNPTYEETVTGQTGHTEIVQVVFDSRKVTFEQLLKTFWEEHDPTQGMRQGNDVGTTYRSAIYTTTRAQLEAAKLSLKQYQKNLSKAGVSSEITTEIKPLDTFYYAEGYHQQYLAKNPGGYCNLRGTGVTCVKS
- the mutS gene encoding DNA mismatch repair protein MutS — translated: MTNKKSIKDPHILSNLVSQESRASATPMMEQFIEIKATNPDSLLFYRMGDFYELFFDDAVDASRALGITLTKRGQHMGEDIPMCGVPVHAADDYLQKLIALGFRVSVCEQTEAPSEAKKRGAKSVVRRDVVRLVTPGTLTEEKLLTPSQSNYLMTAARLKTSGEHEFALAWADISTGQFRVCTSTKTRLLADILRIEPNELVVSENLFHDEDLRATFDILGTTAVPQPAVMFDSTVAEDRIKRFFDISALDGIGNFSRVELAAIAATIGYIEKTQLDERPPLEKPSRDGDGQNLFIDPATRANLELVRTLSGEKNGSLLKAIDRTVTGGGGRLLAERLMSPLTDPDEINTRLDSVSWFIKDNMLSEQLAEALKAMPDMPRALSRLALNRGGPRDLGTLRMGISTSREVLSIFGDRHMPVEISDAVTHLSSLPAELLDSLNKTLSDELPLLKRDGGFIKKGYHETLDECLALRDQSRQVIAGLQLKYAEETSVKNLKIKHNNMLGYFIEVTAQNASALTSDDEAKAKFIHRQTMANAMRFTTTELAELESKIANSANEAIQIELSLFDELCELVVKHASLIKNIADAISTIDVAIANADLAQEQGYCRPQVDHSHEFNIVAGRHPVVEQALRLQSADPFVANDCNLSPNETEQNAAIWLLTGPNMGGKSTFLRQNALIAIMAQMGSYVPAGHAHIGIVDRLFSRVGASDDLARGRSTFMVEMVETAAILNQATERSLVILDEIGRGTSTFDGLSIAWAAVEHLHEVNCSRGLFATHFHELTALSDKLVRLSTATMKVKEWDGDVVFLHEVGPGTADRSYGIQVARLAGLPDIVVNRAREVLKQLEENDRENPAQQLIDDLPLFSVKADIPTHHGKNEPSEVENLLQSLNPDDMSPREALEKLYELKHHQNKNET
- the grpE gene encoding nucleotide exchange factor GrpE, with protein sequence MSQEAPENSGSENVDNKLEEILEALNKAEEKIDASSLNEEEAGEADQSNDHEVLEKLLLENQTLKDDALRAVADMQNLRKRTQREIQDAKTFSVSSFAKDMLGVADNLRRTIEAAPKAEDGAADENLKALLEGVEMTERSMLSALERHGVKKLDVMGKKFDPNFHQAMFEVPDTETPNNTVVNVVQDGYVIGTRVLRPAMVGVAKGGPKIVEQDIDSKE
- a CDS encoding substrate-binding domain-containing protein, whose translation is MKVLLAGTIIAGSSFSAANAQMAKWDGPTTGPKAADSKTIVVLAGDLKNGGILGVTNGVEEAAEKIGWNVRVIDGAGSISGRTAAFGQAMALQPAGIVINGFDAVEQQAALETVAAAKIPMVSWHSGPKIGCDAPGGIFANVSTDAMTVSETAAEWAVEDAGGKPAVVIFTDSTYQIAIDKADRIKETIEKMGGTVLEYVDTPIADTSARMGPLTTSLLQKYGAKWTHALAINDLYFDFMGPALAAAGIAGDGAPKAGSAGDGSEAAFQRIRTNQYQAITVAEPLNLQGWQLVDELNRAIQGEACSGYITSPALVTEEGLKAMGDSNQFDPQSPYREAYAKIWGK
- a CDS encoding energy-coupling factor ABC transporter permease, whose amino-acid sequence is MHVEPGVVDGAKIALSYATAVGAAGLLGKMALDTIKHDGGISALAVRSVISTILVFVFFQVLPHYPVGVSEVHFILGSTLYLLFGGGAAAIGLAAGLLLQGVLFAPIDLPQYGINLTTLLVPLWAVGMLAKRIIAPKTAYVDLSYKQALALSTTYQAGIVGWVAFWAFYGQGFGAENLSSVASFGAAYMLVILVEPIADLAVLYGAKTLRGASNSPILYNRLHNPAA
- a CDS encoding adenosine kinase; the encoded protein is MPSIDILCIGNAIVDIIARCDDKFLEDNGIIKGAMNLIDSDRAKTLYARMGPAIETSGGSACNTAAGAAGFGAKTALFAKISNDQLGEIFTHDIRAIGTQFESVPLDGTPPTARSMVFVTPDAERTFNTYLGACVEIGPEDIDVQVVADSKVTYFEGYLWDPPRAKDAIRLASKIAHENGRLVAGSLSDSFCVDRHRVEFLDLIRTGTIDIVFANEDEVKSLYETDSFDVAVENLRRDCNFATVTRGPKGSIVINGDETIIVDGHHVENIVDTSGAGDLYAAGFLYGFTHDHDLETCAKLGNFIASQVIQYIGPRLQVSIPDLVKESGILK